Proteins encoded by one window of Agarilytica rhodophyticola:
- a CDS encoding site-specific integrase: MIYDPMKDQSGQASKNSEYLGKLSKSNTFVESLGGGRFAIDRHAANTALSSTYAQTSDIEPAKAIKTAFAKNGTTIERGLQAINPSALKQKDFQPVVNALEKGLREGTKGLSKTQDGTYLMSGHVDSGERGPTLTPTKNWQFWSDLAQRDGLKAVMAGSPMRKEGDMSPSLSISPGSEKKQQPKLSEKVNALKEMQDDREKQRDKSREQSQKLAQEQRKKLEQRLAAEQARLNDTLKRHWNSDGVNNVHMQYRADKNQQPLKNELSPSTQKEYSKIARRLENIHPLQMPEYLQKRADQTSRQTWWKEHAVARRMLRSAEKQHFDNGEPEQGKTLAATRKNLQGIDYQSNRSQAPTQSHSKRKSQFSGEFYNQLLKDCNKRGDQELHDSLVVSRNSGLRPAELQKGIHMRVTNEATSEVAINIQGAKKSKGLEDAPSRYQNDHGQDRLLIVKSEELAELAKRHDGHFKPNSSEDALRMRLERTTDRLDPENEQNFSFYTLRHNSADEMREQGKSRSEIALHMGHTSEETQEGYGLNA, from the coding sequence ATGATATATGACCCGATGAAGGATCAGTCCGGTCAAGCGTCCAAAAATAGTGAATATCTAGGCAAGCTCAGCAAATCCAACACTTTTGTCGAGAGCTTGGGAGGAGGGAGGTTCGCTATTGATCGTCACGCAGCAAATACCGCTCTTTCCTCCACATACGCCCAAACTTCAGATATAGAGCCTGCAAAAGCCATAAAGACTGCTTTTGCAAAAAACGGTACTACGATCGAAAGAGGACTACAGGCGATTAATCCATCAGCGTTAAAGCAGAAGGACTTTCAACCCGTAGTGAACGCCCTAGAAAAGGGTTTGCGCGAGGGTACGAAGGGGCTGAGCAAAACTCAAGACGGCACCTATTTAATGTCTGGCCATGTTGATAGCGGTGAGCGTGGCCCTACTCTCACTCCAACTAAGAATTGGCAGTTCTGGAGCGATCTCGCACAGCGCGACGGACTTAAAGCAGTCATGGCTGGCTCACCCATGAGAAAAGAAGGGGATATGTCGCCATCTCTTTCAATCTCGCCGGGAAGTGAAAAAAAACAGCAACCCAAGCTCAGTGAAAAGGTTAATGCGCTGAAAGAAATGCAGGATGACCGAGAAAAGCAGCGTGATAAATCACGCGAACAGAGCCAAAAGCTAGCCCAAGAACAACGTAAAAAGCTTGAACAACGACTAGCTGCGGAGCAGGCTCGGCTTAATGACACCCTGAAGAGGCACTGGAATAGTGATGGTGTAAATAACGTCCACATGCAATACCGTGCAGACAAGAACCAGCAGCCACTGAAGAATGAGCTATCTCCATCCACACAAAAAGAGTACTCAAAGATCGCGCGCAGACTTGAGAACATCCACCCACTACAAATGCCCGAATACCTCCAAAAACGTGCCGACCAAACCAGCCGTCAAACTTGGTGGAAAGAACACGCTGTAGCTCGCCGTATGCTTCGCTCGGCAGAAAAGCAGCACTTCGACAATGGAGAGCCAGAGCAAGGCAAGACCTTAGCGGCTACTCGCAAAAACCTCCAAGGCATCGACTACCAATCGAACCGCAGCCAAGCGCCGACACAGAGTCATTCGAAGAGGAAAAGCCAGTTCTCAGGAGAGTTTTACAACCAACTACTCAAAGATTGCAACAAGCGTGGAGATCAAGAGCTTCATGACAGCTTAGTCGTGTCTAGGAATTCCGGCTTGCGCCCTGCAGAGCTGCAAAAAGGCATTCATATGCGGGTAACGAATGAGGCGACCAGCGAAGTAGCAATCAATATACAAGGAGCAAAAAAATCCAAGGGCCTCGAGGACGCACCCAGCCGCTATCAGAACGATCATGGCCAAGATCGACTACTTATCGTCAAGTCTGAAGAGCTAGCTGAGCTAGCGAAACGGCATGACGGGCACTTTAAGCCTAATTCCAGCGAAGATGCTTTGAGAATGAGACTGGAGCGAACAACCGACCGACTAGATCCAGAAAATGAACAAAATTTCAGCTTCTACACATTGCGACATAACTCAGCCGATGAAATGAGAGAGCAGGGAAAAAGTCGCAGTGAGATTGCATTACATATGGGCCACACATCAGAAGAGACACAAGAGGGGTATGGTTTAAATGCGTAA
- a CDS encoding type IV secretory system conjugative DNA transfer family protein — translation MRNNTLDTSRSTLWKNIDEQLGRFETQCLAGGAIIGWVFGWFYKGHLLIAPAHLSTVMDGFGGGFIVNLHLISAVFGAFTLFVIGRIITSWIHHNAPTEEEIAEDRKQRLFLYKLPPWPKTERLSFVIGEYHGDNASYIPNPEWTTIPLDGLFGNIFVCGSIGSGKTASCAYPFVEQVLNYHPNDAQLKPCGLVLDEKGDFFKTVEAFAKTVNREKDIIRIEIGGEHTWNPIHAPEIMVEVLAGRLVALYENMVGGSGGSGDQWVKDGMFKIIKHGLGIHRIAYGYVTVKDLNDMVADMSGGDDNEDENPVLETLSRYDAAYSHRRSKAELSEDEESDYSYHRMFFEKELASENPKNKATYVSAVTSITDLFSKPSVAKTFCPPQDKIKLVNFESIIDSGKIIALNAPPSQYGSIGTAIGVMLKLEFQRTLLGRVSREANNAQLNKDRMAFFICDEYQNFVTTSGKNTNEGDDKFYAESRQSKCVSMVLTQSITTLVSKTGREKAQVILGSLRSKIFLAVEPENDRKAAAELCGKSLQQVKSQSFSENLKDSGYNPLSRDVSGSSGSVSSNVSYQERHDYNVQPTEFGTLQSFESISLIFNGIHTETPKRVYHKTNFIPDKFVGKFTKRTIPYKLLIDELKRKLAEERK, via the coding sequence ATGCGTAATAACACGCTCGATACGAGTCGCTCTACATTATGGAAAAACATCGATGAGCAGCTAGGCCGGTTTGAAACCCAGTGTCTCGCGGGTGGAGCCATAATCGGATGGGTATTCGGCTGGTTTTACAAAGGTCATCTACTGATTGCACCAGCACATCTCTCAACAGTTATGGATGGTTTTGGTGGCGGGTTTATAGTTAACCTCCACTTAATATCTGCCGTATTTGGAGCCTTCACTCTATTTGTAATTGGTCGGATTATAACCTCCTGGATTCATCATAATGCTCCGACAGAAGAGGAAATTGCAGAGGATCGAAAGCAACGACTGTTTCTATACAAACTCCCACCTTGGCCAAAAACGGAAAGACTGTCTTTTGTAATTGGTGAATACCACGGAGATAACGCAAGCTACATACCAAACCCAGAGTGGACAACAATTCCCCTTGATGGCTTATTCGGCAATATTTTTGTGTGTGGAAGTATTGGATCAGGCAAAACGGCCAGCTGCGCATATCCATTTGTTGAGCAAGTTCTGAATTATCATCCAAACGATGCGCAGCTTAAGCCATGTGGTTTGGTACTCGACGAAAAAGGTGACTTTTTTAAAACCGTTGAAGCCTTCGCCAAAACAGTAAACCGTGAAAAGGACATTATAAGAATAGAGATTGGAGGAGAACACACCTGGAACCCAATTCACGCCCCTGAAATCATGGTGGAAGTATTAGCTGGCCGACTAGTTGCTTTGTATGAAAATATGGTTGGAGGAAGTGGAGGCAGCGGAGATCAATGGGTCAAAGACGGCATGTTCAAGATAATCAAACATGGCCTTGGCATTCATCGCATTGCATACGGGTATGTCACAGTAAAAGACCTGAACGATATGGTCGCAGACATGTCCGGTGGTGACGATAATGAAGATGAGAATCCAGTATTAGAGACGCTTTCCCGATACGATGCGGCTTATTCTCATAGGAGGTCAAAGGCCGAACTTAGCGAAGATGAGGAATCTGACTATTCATATCACCGGATGTTTTTTGAAAAGGAATTAGCATCCGAAAACCCTAAAAACAAGGCCACATATGTTAGCGCAGTAACTTCGATCACAGACCTATTTTCGAAGCCTTCTGTAGCCAAGACTTTCTGCCCACCTCAAGACAAAATAAAGCTGGTCAATTTTGAAAGCATTATCGATTCAGGGAAGATTATTGCTTTGAATGCACCACCCTCACAGTATGGAAGCATAGGTACAGCTATCGGCGTGATGCTCAAGCTCGAGTTTCAAAGAACACTACTTGGTAGGGTATCCAGAGAAGCAAATAATGCACAGCTAAACAAAGATAGAATGGCCTTCTTTATTTGTGACGAGTACCAAAACTTCGTCACGACTTCCGGAAAAAACACCAACGAAGGCGACGACAAGTTCTATGCTGAGTCACGCCAAAGTAAGTGCGTCAGTATGGTTTTAACTCAATCAATAACCACCCTAGTATCAAAGACCGGACGAGAGAAGGCACAGGTAATACTCGGTTCATTGAGGTCTAAAATCTTCCTAGCGGTAGAGCCAGAAAATGATAGAAAAGCAGCTGCTGAACTATGTGGTAAATCACTTCAGCAAGTCAAATCCCAGTCCTTTAGTGAAAACTTAAAAGATAGTGGTTACAACCCTCTTTCCAGAGATGTTTCTGGCTCTAGTGGTAGTGTTTCGAGTAACGTCTCTTACCAAGAAAGACATGACTACAACGTGCAACCAACAGAGTTTGGCACGTTACAGTCTTTTGAATCCATTTCACTAATATTTAATGGGATTCATACAGAAACCCCGAAACGGGTATATCACAAAACTAACTTTATTCCAGATAAATTTGTCGGTAAATTCACAAAGAGAACCATACCTTACAAGCTACTTATTGATGAGCTTAAAAGAAAATTAGCCGAGGAAAGGAAATGA